In Streptomyces qaidamensis, one DNA window encodes the following:
- a CDS encoding alpha/beta hydrolase: MMVLALKQVRRYMNELVVWQEARPRVAEEIGPDTRVVVAHSLGSVVAYEALCEHPEWPVTDLVTVGSPLGMSLIFNRLSLKPHSLLRYLTARKTGRAVAEGLT; the protein is encoded by the coding sequence ATGATGGTGCTCGCCCTGAAGCAGGTGCGGCGGTACATGAACGAGCTCGTCGTCTGGCAGGAGGCCCGGCCCCGGGTGGCGGAGGAGATCGGCCCCGACACGCGCGTGGTCGTCGCGCACTCGCTGGGCTCGGTGGTGGCGTACGAAGCGCTGTGCGAGCACCCCGAGTGGCCGGTCACCGACCTGGTGACGGTCGGCTCCCCGCTCGGCATGTCCCTGATCTTCAACCGGCTGAGCCTCAAGCCGCACAGCCTGCTGCGCTACCTGACGGCCCGGAAGACGGGCCGGGCGGTCGCCGAGGGGCTGACGTGA
- a CDS encoding TetR-like C-terminal domain-containing protein, giving the protein MPRAGLTPERLVAAAADLADEAGVEHVTLSALARRFGVKDASLYTHVRSLKDLRTRMALLAGGEMIDWIAEAVEGREAGRDTLGAFAAAYRAYALDHPGRYAATQIRIDQELVSGSPAMRRTADVTYGMLRAYGLEEPDLTDAVRLVRSTFHGYCALESTGAFGAARDMQASWDRAIDALHVLLLNWPREEDRH; this is encoded by the coding sequence ATGCCCAGAGCCGGACTCACCCCCGAGCGTCTCGTCGCGGCCGCAGCCGATCTCGCCGATGAGGCCGGTGTCGAGCACGTCACCCTTTCCGCGCTGGCCCGCCGCTTCGGGGTGAAGGACGCGAGTCTGTACACCCACGTCCGGAGTCTGAAGGACCTGCGGACCCGTATGGCCCTGCTGGCCGGTGGCGAGATGATCGACTGGATCGCGGAGGCGGTCGAGGGGCGGGAGGCCGGCAGGGACACGCTGGGCGCCTTCGCCGCCGCCTACCGTGCCTACGCCCTGGACCATCCCGGCCGGTACGCCGCTACCCAGATCCGCATCGACCAGGAACTCGTCAGCGGCTCCCCCGCGATGCGCCGCACGGCCGACGTCACCTACGGCATGCTCCGCGCCTACGGCCTGGAGGAACCCGACCTCACCGATGCCGTGCGCCTGGTGCGCAGTACCTTCCACGGCTACTGCGCCCTGGAGTCCACCGGCGCCTTCGGCGCGGCCCGTGACATGCAGGCGTCCTGGGACCGGGCGATCGACGCCCTGCACGTACTGCTCCTGAACTGGCCCCGAGAAGAGGACAGACATTGA
- a CDS encoding WD40 repeat domain-containing protein has translation MTDPGAGRRFLTSVGVGVYTDSGIPGLPGAVTDADRVAALLAPMATGHTNFVQSLCASDMDGRPHAISTGYDGTLRLWGLTSARTVPSREWHTDWITDITEVVMGGRPHVLTGSYDGSVRLRRTATGECVCSLTLLDHGEAVGCVIVDERPHALTVDHDGTTHLWDVRTGHQVRSFSGGSGELSGEDVLTVDGRPHLVTASAYDGTVKLWDVSSGECSHTLQTEDPDIERVAGVVIGDRPHALTTAYSSDVHLWDFGTGQCVRILTGHTASVELMCRITLGDRPHLLTGSHDHTVRLWDLHTGEAVLRLTGHSAPIHTVSRVALDGEPHALTAADDHTARLWNLRTGECAATIGLPLVATAATAVDNQLIICFADDMALFER, from the coding sequence GTGACCGACCCGGGGGCCGGGAGGCGGTTCCTGACCTCGGTCGGCGTCGGCGTCTACACGGACTCCGGCATTCCGGGACTGCCGGGTGCGGTGACGGACGCGGACCGGGTGGCGGCACTGCTCGCGCCCATGGCCACCGGGCACACCAACTTCGTGCAGTCCCTGTGCGCTTCGGACATGGACGGGCGCCCGCACGCCATTTCCACCGGGTACGACGGCACACTCCGTCTCTGGGGCCTGACCAGCGCCCGGACAGTCCCGTCCCGTGAGTGGCACACCGACTGGATCACCGACATCACGGAAGTCGTGATGGGCGGGCGCCCGCACGTTCTGACGGGCAGTTACGACGGGTCGGTCCGCCTCCGGAGAACCGCCACCGGTGAGTGCGTGTGCTCGCTGACACTGCTGGATCATGGAGAGGCCGTCGGCTGCGTCATCGTCGATGAGCGACCCCACGCCCTCACGGTCGATCATGACGGCACCACGCACCTCTGGGACGTGCGAACGGGACATCAGGTGCGCAGCTTCAGCGGAGGATCCGGCGAGCTCAGCGGCGAGGACGTCCTGACCGTCGACGGCCGCCCTCACCTGGTGACCGCCTCTGCCTACGACGGCACCGTCAAGCTGTGGGACGTGAGTAGCGGAGAGTGCTCCCATACCCTCCAGACCGAGGACCCGGACATCGAGCGGGTCGCCGGCGTGGTCATCGGCGATCGCCCTCACGCGCTCACCACCGCCTACAGCTCCGACGTACACCTGTGGGATTTCGGTACCGGGCAGTGCGTGCGCATCCTCACCGGGCATACCGCCTCCGTGGAGTTGATGTGCCGCATCACTCTCGGCGACCGCCCCCACCTGCTCACCGGCAGCCACGATCACACCGTGCGGCTGTGGGACCTCCACACCGGAGAAGCCGTCCTCCGTCTCACCGGACACAGCGCCCCGATCCACACGGTCAGCCGTGTCGCTCTTGACGGGGAGCCCCACGCCCTCACCGCCGCCGACGACCACACCGCCCGCCTGTGGAACCTCCGCACCGGTGAGTGCGCCGCGACCATCGGCCTCCCCCTCGTCGCCACCGCCGCCACCGCCGTCGACAATCAGCTCATCATCTGTTTCGCCGACGACATGGCCCTCTTCGAGAGGTAA